Proteins encoded in a region of the Halorhabdus tiamatea SARL4B genome:
- a CDS encoding lamin tail domain-containing protein: MNRRRLLVVIVVAVLLALAGCSETTGDATPTDTIEGTTTFTDAATSDTPTTTLTETPATTTNGTLSVHFLNIGQGASTLVVGPTGETMLIDTGDWRDDGEIVLEYLRQLEIDRLDYLVTSHADADHIGGHAAVIEYFETEGQGVGAVYDPGITSTSNTYERYLDAIETHDITLYQTRAGDAIPLANVDAQILAPPEDFIANDDRNENSLVMRLGFGNSSILIPGDGETAAEEYLRTEYGDALNVTVLSAGHHGSQSSTGDAFLDTTAPKIAVISSAYDSQYGHPDEAVLQRLAERSVQTYWTATHGTIRVTSNGSAITVATQADAPTAPLDIRDGNSIEPGSTDTLQNRTIVPVAGTPTPVATDGGTTPTETITETPTETATETPTEGGTLAVAEIHEDAAGTERDNLNDEYIVFANTGDDALDLSGWTVADEAEHTYTFPSGFTLDPGAEVTLHTGSASDTATDLYWGSGSPIWNNAGDTVIVREDTGDLVLEEGY, translated from the coding sequence ATGAACAGACGCCGTCTCCTCGTGGTCATCGTCGTTGCGGTCCTACTGGCGCTGGCCGGCTGCAGTGAGACGACTGGTGACGCTACGCCGACGGACACGATCGAAGGGACGACGACGTTCACGGACGCCGCCACTTCGGACACCCCAACGACCACCCTCACTGAGACACCGGCCACGACCACCAACGGCACGCTTTCGGTCCACTTTCTCAATATCGGCCAGGGCGCGAGCACACTCGTCGTCGGGCCGACCGGCGAGACGATGCTCATCGATACGGGTGACTGGCGCGACGATGGCGAGATCGTTCTCGAGTACCTCCGTCAACTCGAGATCGACCGCCTCGATTACCTCGTTACCTCTCACGCCGACGCTGACCACATCGGCGGCCACGCGGCCGTCATCGAGTACTTCGAGACCGAGGGCCAAGGCGTCGGCGCAGTCTACGATCCTGGCATCACCTCGACGTCGAACACCTACGAACGTTACCTCGACGCGATCGAAACCCACGACATCACCCTCTACCAGACCCGCGCCGGTGACGCGATCCCACTCGCAAACGTCGACGCACAGATTCTCGCCCCGCCCGAGGACTTCATCGCCAACGACGACCGCAACGAGAACAGCCTCGTCATGCGACTCGGCTTCGGCAACTCGAGCATACTGATTCCTGGTGATGGCGAGACAGCTGCCGAAGAATACCTCCGCACCGAGTACGGCGACGCGCTCAACGTGACCGTGCTGAGTGCTGGCCATCACGGTAGTCAATCCAGTACGGGAGATGCCTTTCTCGACACTACCGCTCCGAAAATCGCAGTCATCTCCAGCGCCTACGACTCTCAGTACGGCCACCCCGACGAGGCCGTCCTCCAGCGCCTCGCCGAGCGGTCGGTCCAGACCTACTGGACGGCCACTCACGGCACGATCCGGGTGACGAGCAACGGCTCGGCGATCACCGTTGCCACGCAGGCCGACGCCCCGACGGCACCGCTCGATATTCGCGACGGCAACTCGATCGAGCCTGGGAGCACCGACACACTCCAGAACCGTACGATCGTCCCGGTCGCCGGCACACCGACGCCAGTCGCCACCGATGGCGGCACGACGCCGACGGAGACCATCACTGAGACACCGACAGAGACCGCGACCGAGACACCCACCGAAGGAGGGACGCTCGCAGTCGCCGAAATCCACGAAGACGCGGCAGGCACCGAGCGAGACAATCTCAACGACGAGTATATCGTCTTCGCAAACACGGGCGACGACGCGCTCGATCTCAGCGGCTGGACGGTCGCCGACGAAGCCGAACACACCTATACGTTCCCCAGTGGATTCACGCTCGACCCAGGTGCCGAGGTGACGCTCCATACCGGCAGTGCCAGTGACACCGCGACGGATCTCTACTGGGGCTCCGGGAGTCCGATCTGGAACAACGCCGGTGATACGGTGATCGTCCGCGAAGACACTGGCGACCTCGTCCTCGAGGAGGGATACTGA
- a CDS encoding metal-dependent hydrolase: MYQKGHIGAALFVYAPVGFVTFVVGFKGIAVLGAVGAGALAMIPDYDQKIPGISHRGITHTVWFAALVGIVLGIAGILVGFGSEGLIAGIGLGVFGTIVGTGTILSHIAADALTPMGVEPFAPIRDDHYTYDVARASNPLANYGLLAMGVVATGLALAAGNALSGV; encoded by the coding sequence ATGTACCAGAAGGGGCACATCGGGGCGGCATTGTTCGTCTATGCACCAGTCGGGTTCGTGACGTTCGTTGTCGGTTTCAAAGGTATCGCCGTGCTCGGAGCCGTCGGTGCCGGCGCGCTTGCCATGATTCCAGATTACGATCAGAAGATCCCGGGGATCAGCCATCGCGGGATCACGCACACAGTTTGGTTCGCAGCACTCGTGGGAATCGTCCTCGGAATTGCTGGGATTCTGGTTGGTTTCGGGAGTGAAGGATTGATTGCGGGGATCGGACTGGGCGTATTCGGGACAATTGTCGGCACCGGAACGATTCTCTCGCACATTGCAGCGGATGCCCTCACACCGATGGGAGTCGAACCATTCGCGCCGATTCGTGACGATCACTACACCTACGACGTGGCTCGAGCGTCGAACCCGCTCGCAAATTATGGACTACTGGCTATGGGCGTCGTCGCGACCGGACTCGCGTTAGCCGCAGGAAACGCCCTGTCTGGGGTCTAA
- a CDS encoding CBS domain-containing protein — protein MASTTGCTAGELATPNPDHRTIEDSPDDVLTWLHEQDYDSTPIYENGQPVGYVTPEMLSETETESLGDALSRIHLDIVIANDASLMTVLEALTERPFYYLADRNQVTGVLTRADLNTDPVYRQLYTDLSHLERKFRDHILTYAPDWRDLPEVSPALDDIKDRHSNAKAAGVALDPIHYAQFSTLVTVISSVEDCWNSLGFDADHQASSRLDDIVELRKVKEKAPPFSD, from the coding sequence ATGGCATCCACAACTGGTTGCACGGCAGGTGAACTCGCCACGCCAAATCCCGACCACCGAACTATCGAAGATTCACCGGACGATGTATTGACATGGCTCCATGAGCAGGACTACGATTCCACTCCAATCTATGAAAATGGTCAGCCCGTCGGCTATGTGACCCCAGAGATGCTCAGCGAGACAGAAACCGAATCATTGGGAGATGCCCTCAGTCGTATTCATCTCGATATCGTCATCGCAAACGACGCGTCGCTCATGACTGTCCTCGAAGCGCTCACCGAGCGGCCGTTTTACTATCTCGCAGATCGAAATCAAGTGACCGGCGTTTTGACGCGTGCTGATCTCAATACTGATCCAGTCTATCGCCAGTTGTACACTGATCTCTCCCATCTCGAACGCAAATTCCGGGATCATATTCTCACATACGCTCCCGACTGGCGAGATCTCCCAGAAGTAAGCCCTGCCCTTGACGATATTAAGGACCGCCACAGCAACGCTAAAGCAGCTGGGGTTGCGTTAGACCCGATCCATTACGCGCAGTTTTCGACCCTCGTCACGGTTATCAGCTCGGTTGAGGATTGTTGGAATTCGCTCGGGTTCGACGCTGACCATCAAGCATCGAGCCGACTTGATGACATTGTCGAATTACGGAAAGTCAAGGAGAAAGCCCCGCCCTTTAGTGACTAA
- a CDS encoding PIN domain-containing protein, translating into MSVIPDRVVFDAEPLIAHADAEPGSDVVEEYLDAVALGETIGYASYVNLSEFRYTIARKYDRDTADEYLDWLTDLGIETVTVSDAWVAASEYVLQYNPALGDSFALATAEHVGGTLLVGGDDDYDEVSDVPVERFRDGSA; encoded by the coding sequence ATGTCGGTGATCCCTGACCGTGTTGTCTTCGACGCCGAGCCGCTCATCGCACATGCTGATGCGGAACCCGGGAGCGATGTGGTCGAAGAGTATCTCGATGCGGTCGCCCTCGGAGAGACTATCGGCTACGCGAGCTACGTGAACCTCTCCGAGTTCCGGTATACGATCGCCCGGAAGTACGACCGGGACACGGCCGACGAATATCTCGACTGGCTCACGGATCTCGGTATCGAGACCGTGACCGTCAGCGATGCGTGGGTGGCGGCGTCCGAGTACGTCCTGCAGTACAACCCTGCGCTTGGGGATTCGTTCGCTCTGGCGACGGCCGAGCACGTCGGGGGGACACTGTTGGTCGGCGGGGACGACGACTACGACGAAGTCTCCGATGTCCCAGTAGAGCGGTTCCGAGACGGGTCCGCGTAG
- a CDS encoding DUF3006 domain-containing protein, with protein MVSDGTYTAVVDRFEGELAVLLLEADGETVDELVLDGEELPEAGRHVDAVLTVTLVDGETQEFAYEVDQTETRSERAQRRFDSLSQRLPTDEDGSDST; from the coding sequence ATGGTGAGTGATGGCACCTATACCGCGGTCGTCGATCGCTTCGAGGGAGAGCTGGCCGTACTGCTGCTCGAAGCCGACGGTGAGACCGTCGACGAACTCGTCTTGGACGGCGAGGAATTGCCCGAGGCTGGCCGACACGTTGATGCAGTGCTGACAGTCACTCTCGTCGACGGCGAGACTCAGGAGTTCGCCTACGAGGTAGACCAAACAGAGACGCGCTCAGAGCGGGCCCAGCGCCGCTTCGATAGCCTGTCACAGCGACTGCCCACGGATGAGGACGGATCAGATTCGACGTGA
- a CDS encoding winged helix-turn-helix domain-containing protein, whose translation MSETDRQSTGDVRRPEPPLPKDSGLTLEEYLAMQQAIGHSTRFRILRTLVANDELSAADLKAAVDVESHNFHYHLDELVDVGLVDKRQRRTADSQGFYTYYRPTAMGRGILEHGVEELMRREREFNDVYA comes from the coding sequence ATGTCCGAAACCGATCGTCAGTCGACTGGGGACGTTCGCCGGCCCGAGCCACCGCTGCCGAAAGACAGCGGGCTGACGCTCGAAGAATACCTCGCGATGCAGCAGGCTATCGGTCATTCGACGCGGTTTCGGATCCTGCGCACGCTCGTCGCCAACGACGAACTGAGTGCAGCTGATCTCAAAGCTGCGGTTGACGTCGAATCCCACAATTTCCATTACCATCTGGACGAACTCGTTGACGTCGGCCTCGTCGACAAGCGTCAGCGACGGACTGCTGACAGCCAGGGATTCTACACGTACTATCGGCCGACAGCGATGGGCCGCGGCATCCTCGAGCACGGCGTCGAAGAACTCATGCGCCGTGAACGTGAGTTCAACGACGTGTATGCATAA
- a CDS encoding ISH6 family transposase: protein MHATIDVRLTVSIDDDKTIPLATLAEFITDQNIESVLLEGLVESLDAARVEALCGEKHAHGNGDQRYQRAGTDTRTAVTTAGEHEFDLHYVEDTAADHDEPSYFRPVEDVLSFDGENRYQQDIAAKSVDLATSLSYRDAADHGDGILSEMPSPTTINRRAREYGSKLKQFLPDCVADTDADAVIPDATKCHSQDDDRSYHSVQATLGKDTAEESRSLLDLSVNADWDETAADLDDIDAVTDDATVVSDAEEGMVTAFTDENRNHQLDLVHVGRTLDYNLWDDGVFSLDRRNEIVSEVIDEVFHLKNSVAKHRPEEEFAAIRERIARTTERIEKTAWQLDQYGSEKAAGYLRRWVPSIVTFAEQAVEGFEVPWTSNPVERLMGEVSKRCKNQWMRWTTEGLEAILQLRLVKYADPEHYQAFLDELLQRSTKTAMSCDLSIESTRGKL from the coding sequence ATGCACGCCACAATCGACGTGCGGTTGACCGTTAGCATCGACGACGACAAAACGATACCGCTGGCCACGCTTGCCGAGTTCATCACCGATCAGAACATCGAATCAGTTCTTCTCGAAGGACTCGTCGAGAGCCTCGACGCGGCTCGCGTCGAGGCGCTCTGTGGTGAAAAACACGCCCACGGCAACGGTGACCAGCGCTACCAACGCGCCGGTACCGATACCCGCACGGCCGTCACAACCGCCGGTGAGCACGAATTCGACCTTCACTACGTCGAAGATACCGCCGCTGACCACGACGAACCCAGCTACTTCCGCCCCGTCGAAGATGTTCTTAGCTTCGACGGAGAAAACCGTTATCAGCAGGACATTGCGGCCAAGAGCGTCGATCTCGCTACCTCGCTCAGCTATCGTGACGCCGCTGACCACGGCGACGGCATCCTCTCGGAGATGCCGTCGCCGACCACGATCAACCGCCGCGCCAGAGAATACGGCAGCAAGCTCAAACAGTTCCTTCCAGACTGTGTCGCTGACACAGACGCTGATGCGGTTATTCCTGACGCCACGAAGTGTCACAGTCAAGACGACGACCGCTCGTACCACTCCGTCCAAGCCACGCTCGGCAAAGATACTGCCGAGGAGTCCCGCTCCCTGCTGGATCTCTCGGTCAACGCTGACTGGGACGAGACAGCCGCCGACCTCGACGACATCGACGCAGTCACTGACGACGCGACGGTCGTCAGTGACGCTGAGGAGGGTATGGTCACGGCCTTTACCGACGAAAATCGCAATCACCAACTTGATCTCGTCCACGTCGGCCGAACACTGGACTACAACCTCTGGGACGACGGCGTGTTCTCCTTGGATCGACGAAACGAGATCGTCTCGGAGGTGATCGACGAGGTGTTCCATCTGAAGAATTCGGTCGCCAAGCACCGGCCGGAAGAGGAGTTCGCGGCGATCCGCGAGCGGATCGCGCGAACGACCGAGCGTATCGAGAAGACAGCGTGGCAGTTGGATCAGTACGGGTCAGAGAAGGCTGCGGGGTATCTTCGGCGGTGGGTGCCGTCGATCGTGACGTTTGCCGAGCAGGCTGTCGAGGGGTTCGAGGTGCCGTGGACCTCGAACCCCGTCGAACGGCTGATGGGCGAAGTCAGCAAGCGATGCAAGAACCAGTGGATGCGCTGGACAACGGAGGGATTAGAGGCGATACTCCAGCTTCGGCTGGTGAAGTACGCTGATCCAGAGCACTACCAGGCGTTCCTTGATGAACTGCTCCAGCGATCGACCAAAACAGCAATGAGCTGTGACCTCTCAATTGAGAGTACCAGAGGCAAACTCTAG
- a CDS encoding ribonuclease H-like domain-containing protein, whose product MTELTTIAFDIETTGFQAGDELTVVGFDSAVSSRVFLHTETTPEAGLADRLNDTLQTPVQLSLHDSEQELLNELATFVTSTLTQRDAKLVAYNGERWNGGFDLPFLRTRLCTHGLEWPFGTLPYVDVMDVFETRFNTSEDTLSGVYEELIGAGLNDLDPFTDSSEAVTAWEEGAYEPLIIHNVADIRRTRALMELAERYCSKSDFSMKSLEPIA is encoded by the coding sequence ATGACGGAGTTGACGACGATTGCCTTCGATATCGAAACAACAGGGTTTCAGGCCGGTGATGAACTCACAGTAGTTGGGTTCGATTCGGCGGTATCGTCGCGAGTATTTCTCCATACCGAAACAACGCCAGAAGCAGGCCTCGCAGATCGGCTCAACGACACCCTCCAGACACCGGTACAGCTCTCACTCCACGACAGTGAACAAGAACTCCTGAACGAACTAGCGACGTTCGTCACGTCGACACTCACCCAACGAGATGCAAAGCTCGTCGCATACAACGGTGAGCGGTGGAACGGAGGATTCGACCTCCCGTTCCTTCGCACACGGCTCTGTACGCACGGGCTCGAGTGGCCGTTTGGCACGTTGCCATACGTCGACGTGATGGATGTCTTCGAGACACGCTTCAATACGAGTGAAGACACACTGAGTGGCGTCTACGAGGAACTGATCGGCGCCGGATTGAACGACCTGGATCCATTCACCGACAGTAGCGAGGCAGTCACCGCATGGGAGGAGGGAGCCTACGAGCCACTCATCATCCACAATGTCGCGGATATTCGACGGACTCGAGCGTTGATGGAGCTTGCAGAACGGTATTGTTCAAAGTCGGATTTCTCTATGAAGTCGCTAGAGCCTATCGCCTGA
- a CDS encoding DUF7342 family protein, with product MDITDIPDDAYAGDESPPDHSDLESPESLLTGGPIRERLLDSITGLRSPTKVSAIADLADCDTETARDYLEWFTEMGMVHRHDGRPVRYERNDAYFQWRRIDRIRDEYTDQEIVETLSDTLDQIEDYRARFDADGPNDVSLVKASRDMPTEDAWEALSEWETLERRATLLDAARRDDFAASSKSGPIDA from the coding sequence ATGGATATCACCGACATCCCCGACGACGCGTACGCTGGCGACGAATCGCCGCCCGACCACAGTGACCTCGAATCACCCGAGTCACTACTCACGGGCGGCCCCATTCGGGAGCGCCTCCTCGACAGTATCACTGGACTCCGAAGCCCAACGAAGGTCTCTGCCATCGCCGATCTCGCAGACTGTGATACTGAGACAGCGCGCGACTACCTCGAATGGTTCACCGAGATGGGGATGGTCCACCGGCACGACGGTCGCCCCGTTCGCTACGAGCGTAATGACGCGTACTTCCAGTGGCGACGCATCGACCGCATCCGCGACGAATACACCGACCAGGAGATCGTCGAAACGCTCTCAGACACTCTCGACCAGATCGAAGACTACAGAGCTCGATTCGATGCAGACGGCCCCAACGATGTCTCGCTGGTGAAAGCTAGTCGAGACATGCCAACCGAAGACGCATGGGAGGCACTCTCCGAGTGGGAAACGCTCGAACGGAGAGCGACGCTCCTCGACGCAGCGCGACGCGATGACTTCGCAGCCAGTAGCAAATCCGGCCCGATCGATGCCTGA
- a CDS encoding RNA-guided endonuclease InsQ/TnpB family protein produces the protein MAKQVVTRTYTASIRNQSRVSDDLDSLGFAASKLWNVGRWTCGRVWSEIGHIPSHTELTAYLKSHERYDDLHSQSSQRVLQELAEAFNGWYGKRRNGDTTANPPGYRKHGDEHPRSTVTFKAAGFKLDTKYDRVRLSKGSNLKEYWSDFILCEYQTRPDVDLSSVESVQQVRAVWTGDEWELQFVCKVEIEVAESPGEKTVGIDLGINNFAALAYEDGHAELYPFNCLKQDDYYFSKRIARCDDSNSEQATRLNHKKSRRRTHYFHALSKHIVQRCVEEEVGTIVVGDLSGIREDEENGEAKDWGTHGNLDLHSWAFDRFTDLLEYKAEIEGISVETVSERDTSKSCSCCGRTRDANRVERGLYVCDDCGTVANTDVNGAENIRQKVSPSSPNLSVNRSNGWLAQPSTFLFDKETGAFAPQEQVTS, from the coding sequence ATGGCGAAACAGGTCGTCACCCGCACCTACACTGCTTCCATCAGGAACCAGTCACGGGTGTCTGACGACCTTGATTCGCTCGGGTTCGCCGCCTCGAAACTCTGGAACGTCGGACGGTGGACGTGTGGCCGCGTGTGGTCTGAGATCGGCCACATTCCCAGTCACACAGAGCTCACCGCCTACCTCAAGAGTCACGAACGCTACGATGACCTGCATTCTCAGTCAAGTCAGCGAGTCCTCCAAGAACTCGCTGAGGCGTTCAACGGCTGGTACGGTAAACGGCGCAACGGAGACACGACCGCGAATCCGCCCGGCTACCGCAAACACGGCGACGAACATCCGCGAAGCACAGTCACGTTCAAAGCCGCCGGCTTCAAACTCGACACCAAATACGACCGCGTCCGACTCTCAAAAGGGTCGAACCTCAAAGAGTACTGGTCGGACTTCATCCTCTGTGAATACCAGACTCGCCCCGATGTTGACCTCTCATCCGTCGAGAGCGTTCAACAGGTTCGGGCCGTTTGGACAGGGGATGAGTGGGAGCTGCAATTCGTCTGCAAAGTCGAAATCGAAGTGGCCGAATCGCCCGGTGAAAAGACAGTCGGCATCGACCTCGGCATCAACAACTTTGCCGCGCTCGCCTACGAGGACGGCCACGCCGAGCTGTACCCGTTCAACTGTCTGAAGCAGGACGACTACTACTTCAGCAAGCGGATTGCCCGGTGTGACGACTCGAACTCCGAGCAGGCCACGCGGCTGAACCACAAGAAGTCTCGACGACGCACCCACTACTTCCACGCACTCTCGAAACACATCGTTCAGCGATGTGTCGAGGAGGAAGTCGGAACCATCGTGGTGGGCGACCTCTCCGGCATCCGTGAGGACGAGGAGAACGGCGAGGCGAAAGACTGGGGCACCCACGGCAACCTCGACCTGCACTCGTGGGCGTTCGACCGCTTCACCGACCTGCTCGAATACAAAGCCGAGATCGAAGGCATCTCCGTTGAGACGGTATCCGAGCGGGATACGTCGAAGTCGTGTTCGTGTTGTGGTCGCACACGTGACGCGAACCGTGTTGAACGCGGATTGTACGTGTGCGACGACTGCGGGACGGTAGCGAACACTGATGTGAACGGGGCCGAGAACATTCGACAGAAAGTATCTCCGAGTTCACCGAATCTCTCGGTGAATAGGAGTAACGGCTGGTTGGCACAGCCATCGACGTTCCTGTTTGACAAGGAAACTGGCGCATTCGCGCCTCAAGAACAGGTCACGTCGTAA
- a CDS encoding IS630-like element ISHti6 family transposase produces the protein MTGREKEIVRHLSEDDLDRLLTQTDDEKVSKRLTFIKRLYKGATLEDAADDVGMSQSTGSRWARLWNKGGLGLLTPSFGGGRPPKLDEEQRERLLDLLEEGEPWKKQEIQHLINEEFDVEFHPNYLPRLLDDLGLSYAIPRTERPDRPENADEILDERVADAFAEDDADEPHNKQPEDDSDEEWTLDDDVRTDGGTTVGFFDVSHPQPWDNSQRLYTVTEPTITRPLVKIDTPAAGFYALNGESLLQFPPNQEKEEICACLEAIREQNPGERILLVLDNFSSHICTHTRKRAHEIGIDLVFLPVGSPHLNPIEPVWKSLKWESSPLIVEGAAEYRALLDEIFTALTDQLSFAGSWIENHLDGFIQKLR, from the coding sequence ATGACGGGACGAGAGAAAGAGATCGTCCGTCACCTCAGTGAGGACGATCTCGACCGCTTGCTCACCCAGACAGATGACGAGAAGGTGAGCAAGCGGCTCACCTTCATCAAACGGCTGTACAAGGGTGCAACACTCGAAGACGCAGCCGACGATGTCGGGATGTCCCAATCAACCGGCAGTCGCTGGGCCAGACTCTGGAACAAGGGTGGGCTCGGACTTCTCACACCGAGCTTCGGGGGCGGTCGGCCCCCGAAGCTCGACGAGGAACAACGAGAGCGTCTCTTAGACCTGCTCGAAGAGGGCGAACCCTGGAAGAAACAGGAGATACAGCACCTCATCAACGAAGAGTTCGATGTCGAGTTCCATCCGAATTATCTGCCCCGACTTCTCGATGATCTCGGCCTCTCGTACGCGATTCCGCGTACGGAGAGGCCGGACCGACCAGAGAACGCCGACGAAATCCTCGACGAACGCGTTGCCGACGCGTTCGCCGAGGATGATGCAGACGAGCCACACAATAAACAGCCAGAAGACGATAGTGACGAAGAATGGACGCTCGACGATGATGTGCGAACGGATGGCGGAACGACGGTTGGTTTCTTCGACGTTTCGCACCCGCAGCCGTGGGACAATTCTCAGCGCCTCTACACAGTGACCGAGCCGACGATCACCCGGCCGCTGGTGAAAATCGACACACCAGCGGCCGGGTTCTATGCACTCAACGGTGAAAGCCTCCTTCAGTTCCCACCGAATCAGGAGAAAGAAGAGATCTGTGCGTGTCTCGAAGCGATCCGCGAGCAGAATCCGGGCGAGCGGATTCTGCTCGTCTTGGACAACTTCTCGTCACATATCTGTACGCACACGCGCAAGCGAGCCCATGAGATTGGGATTGACCTCGTCTTTCTCCCAGTGGGCTCACCACATCTCAACCCAATCGAGCCCGTCTGGAAGAGTCTCAAATGGGAATCGTCGCCCCTGATCGTGGAGGGCGCGGCTGAATACCGCGCCCTCCTCGATGAGATCTTCACGGCATTGACCGACCAGCTGAGTTTCGCAGGCTCTTGGATCGAAAATCACCTCGACGGATTCATTCAGAAGTTGCGTTAG
- a CDS encoding HVO_A0114 family putative DNA-binding protein encodes MTESTPPLHPLEREQLRAESTLAVTVKSTDEFHDDVTDGIEGLEEDDAVESTPTLSFTSYDELMATLTPRVLDLIEAIRQEGPTSINETARIVDRDVKNVHEELSRLAQLGIIFFEEDGQSKQPIVWFNELVINLSFGPAAGDTATGSP; translated from the coding sequence ATGACCGAATCCACGCCGCCGCTGCATCCACTGGAGCGCGAACAGCTTCGAGCCGAATCGACCCTCGCCGTGACTGTGAAGTCGACCGACGAGTTCCACGACGACGTCACCGATGGGATCGAGGGACTCGAAGAAGATGACGCGGTGGAGTCCACGCCGACGCTCTCGTTTACGAGCTACGACGAGCTGATGGCAACGCTGACCCCCCGCGTTCTTGATCTCATCGAGGCCATCCGCCAGGAAGGGCCAACCAGCATCAACGAGACTGCACGCATTGTCGATCGGGACGTGAAGAACGTCCACGAGGAACTCAGTCGGCTCGCCCAGCTGGGCATCATCTTCTTCGAGGAGGACGGCCAGAGTAAACAACCAATCGTCTGGTTCAACGAACTCGTCATCAATCTCTCGTTCGGTCCAGCGGCTGGCGATACAGCTACTGGATCGCCGTGA
- a CDS encoding AbrB/MazE/SpoVT family DNA-binding domain-containing protein translates to MSTSEQSNESEKEVVAVTKHGQATIPKRFREKLGIEAPGKVLFRETDEGAVIVEQVRSPSEMRGFAAHSEATTDEPATAILRDKREQDRDDRESEFATGE, encoded by the coding sequence ATGAGTACATCAGAACAGTCGAACGAATCTGAGAAGGAGGTGGTCGCGGTGACGAAGCACGGCCAGGCGACGATTCCCAAGCGGTTTCGTGAGAAACTCGGGATCGAGGCACCGGGGAAAGTCCTCTTCCGCGAGACCGACGAGGGAGCAGTGATCGTCGAACAGGTCCGCTCACCGAGCGAGATGCGAGGTTTCGCCGCCCACAGTGAGGCTACGACCGACGAGCCCGCCACTGCGATCCTTCGCGATAAACGCGAGCAGGACCGTGACGACCGTGAGTCGGAGTTCGCGACCGGGGAGTAG